The genomic DNA GACCACCTCGGCGACCTCCGAAGGGGGCCGCCCCTGGTAGCCCGAGAGGCGGGTGGACGTTTCGTCCGGATTGACGCAGCAGATCCGCAGGCGGCGCTCCTCCGCGGCGAGCGCCTGCGTGAATCCGCGGACCCCGAACTTGGTGCCGCAATAGGCCGCCATCCCCGCGTAGGCCGTCTCCCCCGCGGCGCTGGCGACGTTCACGATCGCCCCGCGCACGAGCGGCAGGAACGCGTGGGTGACCCGCATGAGCCCCTCGAGGTTGGTGCGCACCTGGCGCTCGATGTCGCGCGCCGTCTGCTCCCGGAAGGGGACGAACCGGCCAACCCCGGCGTTGTTGACCAGCACGTCGACGAAGCCGAAGCGCGACCGCACCCGGCGCGCCAGCGCCCGGACGCTCGCCGCGTCGGTCACGTCGAGGCGCGCGAGCAGGGCCTGGTCCGCGCCGAGCTCGAGACAGCGCCGCTCGGCCGCCTCGCCGCGCCCCTTCCCCCGGCAATACGTGAGGACGATCCGCGCCCCCGCGCCGGCGAAGCGATACGCGGTCTCCCTGCCGATGCCCGAGCTCGATCCGGTGACGAGAACGACTTTGCCTTCCATGCGACCTCCCCGGGCTTGAAAAGCAGGCGGCAGCGACCGCCCGCGGCCATTGCCGACAATCTAGGGCGCGCGGGCCGGACCGACAACCGGATGCCGCCGCGATGCGGCTAGGCGCCGGAACGCGCTTGTGCTAGAAGCAAGGCGCTCGGGTGACGTTGGACAACGG from bacterium includes the following:
- a CDS encoding SDR family oxidoreductase — encoded protein: MEGKVVLVTGSSSGIGRETAYRFAGAGARIVLTYCRGKGRGEAAERRCLELGADQALLARLDVTDAASVRALARRVRSRFGFVDVLVNNAGVGRFVPFREQTARDIERQVRTNLEGLMRVTHAFLPLVRGAIVNVASAAGETAYAGMAAYCGTKFGVRGFTQALAAEERRLRICCVNPDETSTRLSGYQGRPPSEVAEVVFRAASGRAGCRGGGDVDVWTELGH